A DNA window from Paenibacillus andongensis contains the following coding sequences:
- a CDS encoding DUF4962 domain-containing protein, which produces MRGWIKARQLAIGMVFVLIAGSLNLSPILNSSVALAASAWPSSVLTGFNMPFGPEDSLVTTQNPPDFKWPVVSGADKYDLQVSRSATVSSVVYENAELTVNYYNFPHVFDSGTWYWRVRYHTVADGWSEWSVTRKFRIEEQNVPFVVPSVDQLMGQVGNQHPRIWTKADKLAEFRSLALTSGKEFYDEKYAWVMANINKNPPPAPTSVDRAYSDKVVNEMMDMAFVYLISGNTEVGNRAKLRLLDIAGWDTNGVTSYKSHDQIHRYITYKSAMAYDWLYDLLEPVAEKPKVQNMVQTRTETMMQDLVNNHSIAKNPFDSHGWTAFGYLGIIATAMLHDIPAAEDWFRSSVPAYINFMPPWGGENGGWSQGTGYWQYSNLFGKEFMDVLLSATGFNLYDKAYSRNEGLYPLYAWPKGSPKGIFGDGSEDSPGGYSVSAYTRLAQMTGDPRLKWAAQAVGSGMYPDLSNYFYGDSNLAVRPPVDMPDSRWFQDIGVVAMHSELYDPDAVSLYFRSSPYGSYNHMHADQNSFIINAFGEPLAIESGFYDDYGTDHHMYYNKQTFSSNAITYDGKNGQPINDINADGKVVSFVTHPDFDAVSGDASVAYGAALSKAGRNVIYVRQNMFVVIDQLQSKSTEGNEFAWRLHAEDELNIDADHAGATILKGAAGLKVRFHAPLNLRTEYDDQFLGIDGSELKPGGAYAGEQQKHAAFITPKTEEATFVSTLEAYKRDSAPQNVVSENHGNYMKLTFADGTVVYIRMTTTADEIDTGSIRFNGTAVALKGDSVLLVDGTKVDKDGVTLIESDQPSTIVYGRDRLSVSSQSDSQVALHAPGVERLRDGVSGADILRGGPVTDGMGLRGVHWDAAGSTLTIHVEKGQRDFKLNQIAMPQPLPELELQTVIDGVSGSTTLHAYSDTEGTSVARGNLTNIAGLYEVEEAPEGLLFEQHGRRKSVYLEANAAVILQGATGMLKMKKIGSGAPSNAELWTNPDQMRSSLYVNWKEAESYVAFGGKSFSKYSTRPFLSGGVGLAGWDQPGQWAKWTMNVPKAGKYDLVLKYTSGMPAGTIVGRLAMIGNQAYYLEAPPTTDSNGNPNWGTTPDVWKGLRVKTRQQLAPGPVDITLWNAGSAMNLDWIGLIEEQPDEERPLAPTNLQLVSQADSTATVSWTASTDNVGVKEYVLYANGVQKLVVPSSSTTATITGLTVGKTYSVTIVAVDTSDNRSLDSLPLSFASIDTIAPVWEVTASLQTGHLFPTTARLMWSPATDNSGNVATYSIYRKDGAQSSFMKVGTVAGHVNAYDVNGLQPGGTYTFRVLAADAQGNETADGPSLSVTMPSEASVGEYYEPFDNMATGNVTDSNWKVELKTGSTSTVTIEPSPDLRGNVLQVKDSNYVNNDDFAVDPIVTRSNTALNGKVTFETRFMFKKLSGTSPDSDNFELNLRSFGTDVVRFTGFSDGSFGFWKLDNNGVLSPFKIPKQSGFTLPRDQWITLRVDLDTATKKVDLTLQADSLKGYTGLADNGSLNRSTGVFKVKEIPFYYTPSLEGIDSFRFSTNRYAGNYLFDYVTMYDSTEDTTPPSWEGAASVRPAQLFPSVARLEWDPATDNSGKVASYLIYLKDATQTDFVNVGTVTGGVYGYDVTGLTPGGTYMFRVQAADSKGNVSTDGPSTTVTMPAASISGEYYESFDDMTTGNVNASNWKATLKTGSTSTVTIESSPDASGKVLQVKDSTYASDSDYSEDPIVTRTNVAQSGKVMFETRFMFKKLSDTSPNFGNFELKLSGASSDVVRFTGFSDGTFGYFNNATAYKIPKSTGFTLPRDQWVTLRIELDTVTKTYDLSVQTDALKGYVGTTDAGTVNPTTGEYKVSGVKFYNNSSATSIDTFRFSTNRFASKYLFDYVALYKKTFAPADATFTADKTTPTNSDVNLTIHYPVDAAIKEYKIGSGGAWMAYTAPIVLSANDTVNARGTSAGGKVSNVSSYTVNNIDRTAPVTTSNASPSQPDGPNGTYLGPVTATLSGSDDASGVAKTEFSLDNGSSWQTYTTPVTFDKQGSYGLLFKSTDRAGNIEPAKQLAFTLAATAVKVQLKDSNGNPLSGGVVSYYDGGWKEFGVTDASGTVSKSLPNKSYDFAITYEGTRKQKSQNTGTDAVVLFQTVGVKVQLKDSQGNPLSGGSASYYAGSWRTIGTAASGEISKELLPGSYTFAMTYEGTRIQKEQDTSVNATVVFQTVNVKVQLKDSQGNPLSGGSASYYADSWRTVSTAVYGESSKELLPGSYSFAMMYEGTRMQKEQNTSVNAVVVFQTANVTVQLKDSQGSQLDGGQVTYYAGSWRTFGTTSGGVIRKELLPGSYTFSVAYGGRRKESLADTAVSPTIVFQM; this is translated from the coding sequence GTGAGAGGTTGGATAAAGGCAAGACAACTGGCGATAGGTATGGTTTTTGTGTTGATTGCAGGTTCACTTAATCTAAGTCCAATTTTGAACTCTTCCGTGGCTCTGGCAGCGTCTGCATGGCCTTCTTCGGTCTTAACAGGGTTTAATATGCCGTTCGGCCCGGAGGATTCGCTCGTGACGACGCAGAACCCACCTGATTTCAAATGGCCTGTTGTCTCTGGAGCGGACAAATACGACTTGCAGGTAAGCCGCAGTGCTACGGTTTCAAGCGTTGTCTACGAGAATGCTGAGCTGACTGTTAACTATTACAATTTCCCTCATGTGTTTGATAGCGGCACTTGGTATTGGCGAGTAAGGTATCATACTGTGGCTGACGGCTGGTCGGAATGGAGCGTTACTCGCAAATTTCGTATCGAGGAGCAAAATGTCCCGTTCGTCGTACCATCGGTTGATCAACTGATGGGCCAGGTCGGCAACCAGCATCCGCGAATCTGGACGAAAGCTGATAAGCTAGCTGAGTTTCGCAGTTTAGCTCTGACTTCGGGCAAGGAGTTCTATGATGAGAAATATGCATGGGTAATGGCGAATATAAACAAAAATCCGCCACCGGCGCCGACATCGGTTGACCGCGCCTATTCCGATAAAGTCGTCAACGAAATGATGGATATGGCCTTCGTCTATCTCATCTCGGGGAACACGGAGGTCGGAAATCGAGCGAAACTACGACTGCTTGATATTGCCGGTTGGGATACGAATGGGGTAACCAGCTACAAAAGTCATGACCAAATTCACCGCTACATTACCTATAAGTCTGCGATGGCATATGACTGGCTTTATGACTTATTGGAGCCCGTAGCAGAGAAGCCGAAGGTTCAGAACATGGTTCAAACCCGAACCGAAACGATGATGCAAGATCTCGTCAATAATCATTCGATTGCGAAGAATCCATTCGACTCACACGGTTGGACGGCATTCGGCTATCTCGGCATCATCGCAACAGCGATGCTTCACGATATCCCGGCTGCCGAGGATTGGTTCCGAAGTAGCGTTCCTGCCTATATCAATTTCATGCCGCCTTGGGGTGGGGAGAACGGGGGATGGTCTCAAGGAACTGGGTACTGGCAGTATTCGAACTTGTTCGGCAAGGAGTTTATGGATGTCCTTCTATCGGCAACCGGATTTAATTTGTATGACAAAGCGTATTCCCGAAACGAAGGCTTGTATCCGCTCTATGCTTGGCCGAAAGGCAGTCCGAAGGGCATCTTCGGCGATGGCAGCGAGGACTCGCCAGGAGGCTATAGTGTGTCCGCCTATACCCGACTTGCCCAAATGACGGGAGATCCGCGGCTCAAATGGGCGGCGCAAGCGGTCGGATCGGGGATGTACCCGGATTTGAGCAACTATTTCTACGGGGACAGTAATCTGGCTGTGAGACCGCCGGTCGATATGCCGGACTCCAGATGGTTTCAGGATATCGGGGTCGTGGCGATGCATTCCGAATTATACGATCCGGACGCCGTGTCGCTCTACTTTAGATCCAGCCCATATGGCAGCTACAATCATATGCATGCCGATCAGAACAGCTTCATTATCAATGCCTTCGGCGAACCGCTTGCTATAGAGAGCGGATTTTACGACGACTACGGCACGGACCATCATATGTATTACAACAAGCAAACATTCTCCTCCAATGCGATTACATACGACGGGAAGAACGGTCAGCCGATTAATGACATCAATGCCGACGGTAAAGTGGTTAGCTTCGTCACACATCCCGACTTTGACGCGGTGAGCGGCGACGCGTCCGTCGCGTATGGCGCTGCCTTGTCCAAAGCGGGCCGCAATGTCATCTATGTGAGGCAGAATATGTTCGTCGTCATCGATCAACTGCAATCGAAGAGTACAGAAGGAAACGAGTTTGCGTGGCGCCTGCATGCCGAGGATGAATTAAATATCGATGCAGATCATGCCGGAGCAACGATTCTGAAAGGCGCAGCGGGCCTCAAGGTCCGATTCCACGCTCCTTTAAATCTGCGAACAGAATACGATGACCAGTTTCTTGGCATCGACGGATCGGAACTAAAGCCTGGCGGGGCGTACGCCGGTGAGCAGCAGAAGCATGCGGCATTCATTACGCCGAAGACGGAGGAGGCGACGTTCGTCTCGACGCTGGAAGCCTATAAACGGGATTCGGCGCCGCAGAATGTCGTTTCGGAAAACCATGGAAATTACATGAAGTTGACATTTGCGGACGGTACAGTCGTGTACATCCGGATGACAACGACTGCTGATGAAATCGATACGGGCAGCATTCGCTTTAACGGAACCGCTGTGGCGCTGAAAGGCGATTCGGTACTGCTCGTCGACGGGACGAAGGTCGACAAGGATGGCGTCACGTTGATCGAGAGCGACCAACCGTCCACGATCGTGTATGGACGCGATCGGTTGTCCGTTTCGAGCCAATCGGATTCGCAGGTGGCTCTGCATGCTCCAGGAGTTGAACGCCTGCGCGACGGTGTCAGCGGTGCGGACATTCTGCGTGGCGGACCGGTGACGGACGGCATGGGATTGCGCGGTGTGCATTGGGATGCAGCCGGAAGTACGCTGACCATTCATGTCGAGAAGGGGCAGCGGGACTTCAAGCTGAACCAGATCGCGATGCCGCAGCCGCTCCCTGAGCTGGAGCTGCAGACCGTTATTGACGGCGTGTCGGGATCGACGACGCTGCATGCGTACAGCGATACGGAAGGGACATCCGTCGCTCGGGGGAATTTGACTAACATTGCTGGGCTGTACGAGGTGGAGGAGGCTCCTGAAGGATTACTATTCGAGCAGCATGGGCGGCGGAAGAGCGTTTACCTGGAAGCGAACGCAGCCGTCATCCTGCAAGGCGCGACCGGTATGCTGAAGATGAAGAAGATTGGATCGGGAGCTCCTTCCAATGCGGAACTTTGGACTAATCCGGATCAGATGAGGTCGAGCTTGTATGTCAACTGGAAGGAAGCAGAATCGTACGTCGCCTTCGGCGGCAAGAGCTTTTCCAAATATTCGACCCGTCCTTTCCTATCCGGCGGAGTCGGCTTAGCGGGCTGGGATCAGCCGGGACAGTGGGCGAAGTGGACGATGAATGTTCCGAAAGCCGGCAAATATGATCTCGTCCTGAAATATACGTCAGGTATGCCGGCAGGCACGATTGTAGGCCGATTGGCGATGATCGGAAATCAGGCATACTATCTCGAGGCGCCGCCGACGACCGATTCGAATGGAAATCCCAACTGGGGGACGACTCCCGATGTTTGGAAGGGACTCCGGGTCAAGACGAGACAGCAGCTGGCGCCTGGTCCTGTCGATATTACACTGTGGAACGCCGGTAGTGCGATGAATCTGGATTGGATCGGATTAATCGAAGAGCAGCCGGACGAGGAACGGCCGTTAGCTCCCACCAATCTGCAGTTGGTTTCTCAGGCGGACTCGACCGCTACCGTCAGTTGGACGGCGTCCACTGACAATGTCGGGGTGAAGGAATACGTTCTCTATGCCAACGGCGTGCAGAAGCTGGTTGTCCCGAGCAGCTCGACCACGGCAACGATCACGGGATTGACTGTCGGGAAGACGTATTCGGTCACTATTGTGGCCGTGGATACGAGCGACAATCGTTCCCTGGATAGCTTGCCGCTCAGCTTTGCGTCGATCGATACGATCGCTCCTGTATGGGAAGTGACGGCATCGCTCCAGACGGGTCATCTATTTCCGACAACCGCAAGGCTCATGTGGAGCCCAGCAACGGACAATTCGGGCAATGTAGCCACGTACTCGATCTATCGAAAGGATGGAGCCCAGTCATCCTTCATGAAAGTAGGAACAGTTGCGGGACATGTGAACGCATATGATGTGAATGGTCTGCAGCCGGGAGGAACCTATACGTTCCGGGTACTGGCGGCAGATGCGCAGGGGAACGAGACCGCCGATGGACCGAGCTTATCGGTCACGATGCCGAGTGAAGCCAGCGTAGGCGAGTATTATGAACCGTTCGACAACATGGCCACGGGCAATGTTACCGACAGTAACTGGAAGGTGGAGTTGAAAACCGGGTCGACGTCGACGGTAACGATCGAACCTTCTCCCGATTTAAGGGGCAACGTTCTGCAGGTGAAGGATTCAAACTATGTGAATAATGATGACTTTGCAGTAGACCCGATTGTGACGAGATCGAACACGGCATTAAACGGGAAGGTCACGTTCGAAACAAGGTTCATGTTTAAGAAGTTGAGCGGCACGAGCCCCGACTCCGATAACTTTGAGCTTAATCTCCGCAGCTTCGGGACGGATGTCGTAAGGTTTACCGGCTTTTCAGACGGGTCATTCGGCTTTTGGAAGTTGGATAACAATGGCGTCCTCTCGCCGTTCAAAATTCCGAAGCAGAGCGGTTTCACGCTGCCGCGCGACCAGTGGATCACGCTCCGCGTCGATCTGGACACGGCGACGAAAAAGGTTGACCTCACGTTGCAAGCGGATTCGCTCAAGGGCTATACTGGTTTGGCTGATAATGGATCGCTGAATCGGTCGACAGGTGTCTTCAAGGTCAAGGAGATTCCGTTTTATTACACCCCATCTCTCGAGGGGATCGATTCGTTCCGCTTCAGTACGAATCGATACGCGGGCAATTACCTATTCGATTACGTGACGATGTACGATTCAACGGAAGATACGACACCTCCTTCGTGGGAAGGAGCAGCTTCGGTTCGGCCGGCTCAGCTGTTCCCAAGCGTAGCAAGGCTGGAGTGGGATCCAGCAACGGACAACTCGGGCAAAGTGGCCTCGTATTTGATCTATCTGAAAGATGCAACGCAGACAGACTTCGTGAATGTAGGTACGGTTACTGGCGGCGTGTACGGGTATGACGTAACCGGTCTGACGCCGGGGGGCACTTATATGTTCCGGGTTCAGGCTGCAGATAGCAAGGGCAACGTATCGACGGATGGTCCGAGTACAACGGTGACCATGCCTGCTGCAAGCATCAGCGGCGAGTATTATGAATCGTTTGACGACATGACGACGGGCAATGTGAACGCCAGTAATTGGAAGGCGACACTCAAAACCGGGTCGACGTCGACGGTAACGATCGAGTCGTCTCCTGATGCAAGCGGTAAAGTTCTGCAGGTGAAGGATTCGACTTATGCGTCCGACAGCGACTACTCGGAAGACCCCATTGTGACGAGAACGAACGTGGCGCAAAGCGGGAAGGTCATGTTCGAAACCCGATTCATGTTTAAGAAGCTGAGCGATACGAGCCCGAACTTCGGCAACTTCGAGCTTAAGCTAAGTGGCGCAAGTAGTGATGTCGTACGGTTTACCGGCTTCTCGGACGGTACATTCGGCTATTTTAACAACGCGACAGCCTACAAGATCCCTAAGTCCACAGGCTTCACTTTACCACGTGACCAGTGGGTCACGCTCCGTATCGAATTGGATACGGTAACGAAGACGTATGATCTCTCGGTCCAGACGGATGCACTCAAGGGCTATGTCGGCACGACGGATGCGGGTACGGTGAATCCGACAACTGGCGAATACAAAGTCAGCGGGGTCAAATTCTACAATAACTCGTCTGCGACTTCGATCGATACGTTCCGATTCAGTACGAATCGGTTTGCGAGCAAGTACTTGTTTGATTATGTGGCATTGTACAAAAAAACGTTTGCTCCAGCGGATGCTACTTTCACCGCCGATAAGACGACGCCTACCAATTCGGATGTCAACTTGACGATCCATTACCCTGTCGATGCGGCGATAAAGGAATATAAAATTGGCTCTGGCGGCGCATGGATGGCATACACAGCTCCTATCGTCCTCTCTGCCAATGACACAGTGAATGCCAGGGGAACAAGTGCGGGGGGCAAGGTGTCCAATGTGAGCAGCTATACAGTAAACAATATCGACCGGACCGCTCCGGTGACAACGTCTAACGCATCCCCGTCGCAGCCTGATGGTCCGAACGGCACGTACTTGGGACCGGTCACGGCCACGCTCTCTGGCAGCGACGACGCATCAGGTGTGGCGAAAACCGAATTCAGTTTGGATAACGGGTCTTCCTGGCAAACGTATACAACGCCAGTCACGTTCGATAAGCAAGGGTCCTACGGGCTGCTTTTCAAGTCAACGGACCGGGCGGGAAATATCGAGCCCGCTAAGCAGCTAGCCTTTACGCTCGCTGCAACAGCCGTCAAGGTGCAGCTTAAGGACAGCAACGGCAATCCGCTCAGTGGCGGGGTCGTATCGTATTATGACGGCGGCTGGAAAGAATTCGGCGTCACGGACGCTTCCGGAACGGTCAGCAAATCGCTGCCGAATAAGTCCTACGACTTCGCGATCACGTATGAAGGTACGCGCAAGCAGAAGTCGCAAAACACGGGGACCGACGCCGTTGTCCTCTTTCAAACGGTAGGCGTCAAGGTGCAATTGAAGGACAGCCAAGGGAATCCGCTTAGCGGAGGCAGTGCAAGCTATTACGCGGGGAGTTGGCGTACAATCGGTACTGCAGCGAGTGGCGAGATCAGCAAAGAGCTGCTGCCCGGATCGTACACCTTCGCGATGACGTACGAAGGCACGCGCATACAGAAGGAGCAGGATACGTCAGTGAATGCTACCGTTGTCTTCCAGACGGTGAATGTCAAGGTACAGCTGAAAGACAGTCAAGGGAATCCGCTCAGTGGAGGCAGCGCTAGCTATTACGCTGACAGCTGGCGGACAGTAAGTACGGCTGTTTATGGCGAAAGCAGCAAGGAACTGCTGCCTGGGTCTTATTCCTTTGCGATGATGTATGAGGGCACGCGCATGCAGAAAGAGCAGAATACATCGGTGAATGCCGTTGTCGTCTTCCAGACGGCGAACGTCACAGTGCAGCTGAAGGACAGCCAAGGCAGCCAGCTTGATGGCGGTCAGGTTACCTATTACGCGGGCAGTTGGCGGACGTTCGGCACGACGAGCGGTGGCGTGATACGCAAGGAGCTCCTGCCCGGCTCGTATACGTTCAGCGTCGCTTACGGAGGAAGGCGCAAGGAAAGCTTGGCCGATACAGCGGTGAGCCCGACGATTGTTTTTCAGATGTAA
- a CDS encoding helix-turn-helix domain-containing protein → MKNLQPILFIRNRSNSLFIRLIAGFLCIILLLASFIMYAFSVSKQNVRQEIVKYNTLMLENTSERYEKQLDLIKKQMVLFFFSEEVQRLQNTPNYVNFLPIVREISGFTANPYLFIDNIVLYSKKDGLVLEKSTSTNAEAMFNVFYSSDKYSLDFWKQQFKEPYTSRIFPAAPVINSTFQNQPQTLGEMMPIIFKNKDDFYMVAFLDAMKMYQEFHRSIYNDFIIYNEVGEILFKSAEHEPGISFDDLQKYGSNNFIRDNKYHFVMTGKSTGYKYLYRVPVERIANQSRLSITLIVIMAAAISLSIMFSFLFAARINNPLKRVIESLRQMKDYVPFRSNIKEFNIISNEIHGNHMIRKQLSFINHLKAIRYHEHDAWKLDFTNKPFVFVLFQIQPYNTISKSSIQQWLYYMKTYIDSRLIPTYPDSQTFQIERDQILSLVFTDQLTVVADLLGEMKSVFDHDREYGIVTIAITSIYTDSAQLTAAYEEVQELVGERLLINETQIIRKRAVTQMAVGFSPDQDKELEVHLREGNTQQLIALMERQFAKWHSKELTAVVMLRFAESLIDKIRNATIPYHLDPNRLEIILGKAGERILQCSTLKELEQLLLDWVTQTSEAVREKKEEKHPVTSFVIDYINEHLAEEIYLEILAEKLKMSSGYLSSYFKAKTGKSIVDYINETRITKATSLLTDNRIKIHDAAMAVGYQNITSFNRMFKKYTGMTPSEYRKRIDSST, encoded by the coding sequence ATGAAAAATCTTCAACCGATCCTTTTCATTCGAAATAGATCTAATTCGCTTTTTATACGGCTCATTGCAGGATTTCTATGCATCATTCTTCTACTTGCCTCTTTTATCATGTATGCCTTCTCGGTTTCTAAACAGAATGTCAGGCAGGAAATTGTCAAATACAACACGCTGATGCTCGAAAATACGAGTGAGAGATATGAAAAACAGTTGGATCTGATCAAAAAACAGATGGTTCTGTTTTTTTTCAGTGAAGAAGTTCAGAGGTTGCAGAATACCCCTAACTACGTGAATTTTCTTCCTATCGTGCGTGAAATATCTGGTTTTACAGCGAATCCCTACCTATTTATCGATAACATCGTTCTATATTCGAAGAAAGATGGACTCGTGCTGGAGAAAAGTACGAGCACGAATGCAGAAGCGATGTTTAATGTGTTTTACTCAAGCGATAAATATTCTTTGGACTTTTGGAAACAACAGTTCAAAGAACCCTACACAAGCCGAATTTTCCCAGCTGCTCCGGTCATTAATTCCACTTTTCAGAACCAACCGCAGACGCTGGGTGAAATGATGCCGATCATCTTCAAAAATAAAGATGATTTTTACATGGTGGCTTTTCTCGATGCGATGAAAATGTACCAAGAGTTCCATCGAAGCATCTATAACGATTTTATCATTTACAACGAAGTTGGAGAGATATTGTTCAAAAGTGCGGAACATGAACCGGGCATTTCTTTTGACGATCTTCAGAAATATGGAAGCAACAACTTCATTCGGGATAATAAATATCATTTTGTGATGACAGGAAAGAGTACGGGTTATAAGTATCTCTACCGGGTTCCCGTTGAACGAATTGCGAACCAGTCCCGTTTGAGCATTACACTGATTGTCATTATGGCGGCAGCGATATCGCTCAGCATCATGTTTTCGTTCTTGTTTGCGGCACGCATCAATAACCCGCTCAAAAGAGTGATCGAGTCTTTGCGTCAAATGAAAGACTATGTACCATTTCGATCGAACATCAAGGAATTTAATATTATTAGTAATGAAATACACGGCAATCATATGATTCGAAAACAACTCTCTTTTATCAACCATCTCAAAGCGATTCGATATCACGAACATGATGCTTGGAAGCTTGATTTTACTAACAAGCCGTTCGTTTTTGTTCTTTTTCAAATCCAGCCTTACAACACGATTTCAAAATCATCCATCCAGCAATGGCTTTATTATATGAAGACCTACATTGACAGCAGGCTAATTCCGACCTATCCAGATTCACAAACGTTTCAAATTGAACGCGATCAGATATTAAGTCTCGTTTTTACGGATCAACTCACTGTTGTAGCCGATCTGCTTGGCGAAATGAAATCTGTTTTCGATCATGATCGGGAGTACGGCATCGTTACCATTGCAATTACTTCGATTTATACGGATTCAGCTCAGTTGACTGCAGCATACGAGGAAGTTCAGGAACTAGTTGGTGAACGTCTGTTAATTAACGAAACGCAGATTATACGCAAGCGTGCAGTGACACAAATGGCTGTGGGCTTTTCGCCCGATCAGGATAAAGAGCTTGAAGTTCATTTGAGAGAAGGGAATACGCAGCAACTGATTGCACTTATGGAACGTCAGTTTGCCAAATGGCATAGTAAGGAATTGACGGCTGTCGTGATGCTGCGGTTTGCCGAATCTCTGATCGACAAGATCAGGAATGCAACCATTCCTTATCACCTTGATCCTAATCGATTGGAGATCATTTTGGGCAAAGCGGGAGAAAGAATCCTGCAATGCAGCACGTTAAAAGAGCTGGAGCAGCTTCTGCTTGATTGGGTGACGCAAACCTCAGAAGCTGTTCGAGAAAAAAAGGAGGAGAAGCACCCGGTTACATCCTTCGTGATTGACTATATCAACGAGCACTTAGCGGAAGAAATATATCTGGAAATTCTGGCAGAAAAGCTAAAGATGAGCAGCGGATACTTGTCTTCTTATTTCAAAGCAAAGACCGGCAAGAGCATCGTGGATTATATCAATGAAACCCGGATCACGAAAGCGACAAGCCTCCTTACCGATAATCGGATCAAAATTCACGATGCCGCCATGGCTGTCGGGTATCAGAATATCACGTCTTTCAACCGGATGTTCAAAAAATATACAGGCATGACACCGAGTGAATATCGGAAAAGAATCGACTCCTCCACATAG